AGGGGTCCCAAGAAATATGGGAACTTACTTTGAGTACTTAGGATTTTTGCAAATGAGAGCAAATGCAAACATAGTTCATCACAGTTTATAGTTCTTTAGTTCGGTACCAACACATGAAGAACACTCCTGACATGTAAAGAACTATCATCATTATtggtgggtttgttttttttttttttgttccatttgtaAACAAATCAGCATGAAATACTCATAAAATCACTTAAGTACTTTAAGTCATTTATGAACAAAGCAAGCTACAGCTTAAATCATCTCCATTTAgctgctgttgtattttttacagaaaagaaaagaggcatGTATGCATATGGGTAGCATGAAAATAATACTATTTAGTGTGCCAAGAAAACTTAAATGTGAAAAGAGGAGTCACTACTGGTGAAGAATAGGTTGATAATTCCAAACTATAAGACcaaattgtattttaaaaaccatttacattttttgtttttgctgattttcattttaaaagtagtATGTAGGAATTAACTTGAACTAAATTGTGAGGACAGGTAATACACTGTCTGCCAGATAACTATAATGCAATACAAAACGACCGCTTAATTCAGGTACACTGATGATATTCTCTCGATTCCAATTTTGTAGCTATTGTACGCCCGAACTTGTTAAGTCTGGGCCGCGTGGCTTGCCGTAGTCCTTCCAGCTCAGTGCGTGTATGGGTAACGTAGTACGGCGGCGGACACGTGGGGCGTTGCGTCGCTGTCCATTCGAAGTTTGCGGAAACATGGCGGGACTGGAGCTGCTGTCGGACCAGGGCTACCGTCTGGATGGAAGAAAAGCCACCGAACTGCGGAAGGTCCAGGCCCGTATGGGGGTGTTCGCTCAGGCCGACGGTTCCGCGTATCTAGAGCAGGGAAACACGAAGGCTCTGGCTGTGGTGTACGGACCTCATGAGGTGAGGAGCATCACGGGTGGAGGGGCTGTGGGTTAGCAGACAGTAGCAACCTCAGACTGCTgtttatcaaatgaatgtaagCGTATAAATGTTAGTCcagcatgtgtttttaatcaggaGCAACGCTtccataaaaacacattttttaggATTAAAGGTGCATCTGGATTAAAACATTGTCCAGCATGctgttttgaagtgttttgCGCAGTAATACTCCAATAACTGAATTAAAACTAAGCCTTTTATAATAACTGCGACCATAAAAGATAATGTTATGCCACGGATATAATGTTGACGATATAatagcatgcaaacacaaagaggaataAACAATGTCCAGACCTTAGCATGTAGGAAATGATggaatgtaaacaaaacacaatgcacacaaTACATGTGACTCTCAGGCTCTGTTAACAGACATTGCAGTTAGTTGTATATTAAACATATGGAACAGAAATTTAGTTCACTGCCAATGCAGTTTTAGGCACTTTTCTTTGGGACCCATCTCAGATCAGATATTGATCAGTGTTGTAAACGGTCTCATTATGGTTTCaaaattcttttttaaaaaataaaataaaaaaaaaataaaacaccagatCAATCAACTATgtatttacaattttaaaaaaaaagtaaaacaatgcCCATTACAAGTAAAGTTACGCTGATTATTGGTCCAGCTGAATACCAGAGCTGATATTCTGCATCGTCCAGATCGTCTGtattggtgtttgtttttttggtttttttataagtctgattgctgataaaataagtatatttttaaaatgcagcaagtttggctctgatgcagcatccgTTTCTCTGATAGCGGTCACCACtaacacaacactgtctgaTGTCAGGAGTGATAGCCGATCAATTTGCAAAAGTAACTCAtagctaaagttatcaaatgaaagaagacagtattaagtggcagaaaatggaaatactgaagcaaagtacctcaaaatgtGTACACAAgtacagtgcttgagtaaattgtAGACTATCACTGGTTAATGTCAACTTTGAGCCTTAGATTATTATGTTTCTTGTGAATGTATACCGACTCCTGGATTACTGATAATTGGTGTCTGTATCGGCcctggaaaaaaaggaaaaaaaaaacaaacatataggTTGATCTCTAGTTTTAAGTCACCATAGACCACATTAGTGCCTAAATTAGTTTGAGGGCTTGTTTGTTAACCTAACAGCTAAATACACATTCATTAAATCCAGGCTGGATAGTATGGTTAAAGTTaatatcacaaaacaaacaaacaaaatctttttttttttaaacatcttaaTTAAACCATATGTTTACTGCTGAGATTGTAGTGGTGAATTGTTCTGGACTGCGTTATcttaaaataataacatgatATTCTTTCCTGCTCATATTGTTAAATAGGTTGGGCCTCAACTCTCAGTATAAGGCAGTCACCCACCCTGCATACTACAGCATCAACAATAGAGTCATCCATAAACGAATGCCTCTGACAGTTTCAGTCATAACTGAACACTGTTAATGTTGGATTGCACTGGATTTATAGGCCTACTTAATAAAGTTACcactgaaaatatatatattatggATAACATATTGTATGATGCAATCTTAACTGAGTTATTGAAGGCCTTGAGACATGTCATGCTTGTCCCTCCTAGATGCGAGGTTCGCGCAGCCGGACTCTTCACGATCGAGCGGTCATCAACTGTCAGTACAGCATGGCCACcttcagcacagcagagaggaagaggaggccgcATGGTGACCGCAAGTCTACCGAGATGAGCCTCCACCTGAAGCAGACATTTGAAGCTGCTGTGATGACCCAGCTGTACCCGCGTTCTCAAATAGACATCTACGTCAAGGTAAGTGTGGGACAGTGAGAGGCTGCATTTGACGTAATATGaagattttttcatttacttttattgAGCTGAAAtacatgacattttttctttcccatcAGATTCTGCAGTCAGACGGAGGGAActacagcgtgtgtgtgaacGCTGCCACTCTGGCGGTGATCGACGCCGGCATCCCCATGCGGGACTACGTGTGTGCCTGCACGGTCGGGTTCGTGGACGAGACGCCCCTCGCTGACCTTTGCTACGCAGAAGAAAGCGGAGGAGTGAGCTCTCTGGCCTTAGCGCTGCTGCCCCGGGGCGGACAGATCGCCCTGCTGCAGATGGACGCCAGACTTCATCAGGACCACCTGGAGGCTCTGATCGAAGCTGCCATGACAGCTTGTAAAGGTGTGAGCAAGGTGCTGGATGAGGTGGTGCGACAACATCTCCAAGAAGTGTCAGTGCTCACCGGAGAGTGAAGAAGACGGGAGGAGAGGTGAACATCTGGACTGTAGCTTTGGTTCCAGCCAAGAGAACGTTATTGGACTTTATAGAGAGGAATGATGGAgtgaatactttttttaaaataaattcatggCAGTTATACTtttgtacagtatatatgtagAGAATCGAACAATAAATACGTCAACCCTGAATCATTTGTGCTCCGCTTGTTCATTTAAGAGTGCGAACAAAAGGGTAATGGCTTCAAAAACAACCAATAACTACCAAGTGCATCtacaagaaaaatatattttataagctgttaaatatttgtgtaCATCAGCAATGACTGTaaacaggaggagaaaggaaataGTTCATTCATTTTGGAGAtgattttgaggtgagatttctccCCATTTCTCCAGTGAAATGTAACCAGATTTGAACCTGTGATAGAGTAAGGCATCAGGAAGCAATGATTAACTATCAGGAAGAAGATGCTAAGATAATAATGAACTGACGTATGAGGGAATTGCTCTGGTGAAAGTTCAGGATACTGTATATAGAGTAAACTAACCCTAACACTAGTCCAGCTATGTGACACTTTCAAAAAAGCGTCACTATTAATAGTTACCAGATGGCCTGAAACGCACTCCCTAACACTTTCTGGAGGAACATTTTTGGAACAGTAATGTACTCACTTATGAAGGAATTGATTTGACATGAGGTCTAAGGTCAGAATAATATAAattcattttggaggtgatTTTTAGGTGAGATTTTCTACTAAAGCACAGAACATCATGATTTAGATAGTTGAGGACAGGTCCTATTATGAccttaaaataaaactgtataaTAAAGTAACCGGTTTATTTTGGTAGAAAATTAAGAGTTGTGAGAAGGTGTATTCTTCCTCACTTTTATTACtgtcagattacatttttatttttattttacattgatgttattttgttttattgcttaacCGGAAATCGGTCCGGAAATCGGTCCGCCGCATTAACGTTCCCACAGGAACAAGGAAATTGAGaaacatttaacaacggctgcTGTGATCAAGCCCCACCTCTGCAGGTGGATGTGAGCCGCTGCACCCTGAAAAAAGGTATGTCTGCTTACATACTATGtgaaatatgaatcatttaacCACTTTACCGttaattattttcacattcattgaGAACAAATGCTTGAATATATTTTACCGTCCCGCGCAGCTAGccggctagctagctagcagcaaGCTAACCCCAGCTGTCAATACCTTGACAATGGGTGACAGAGACCGATTTTTCAGCTCGGACTACAAGGAAACCGGTGTAACAACCTGCTTGTGGATATCTGAGCCGTCAGCTACGGATAAATCTGTTGATACCATCTTTTGCGATTTTGTATCTCAGTTTCAATCGATCTATAACCATGTATTTCAAGAATATAGTCGAAAGGTACAGTGAGAGTGTCTGTGCTGCCTTCAGGGTCCACTGTATCCTGGCTTTACCACATTACAACAACATGGGACTGCTGTCTGACCCAAACAGAAGACGGGCTCTGATCAGCCTGCTGACCCGCCTCAATGCTCCAATCTGGTGAGTCGTTGAAAGATAAATGAGTCTAAGTGAAATCTGAAATGCACCATTGGTTATCATACCCTATATGAGCTTTTAACTTGTATGATTTCTGTCATCTTTACTCCATCCCCCCCTATCTTAGCGTGGTGTGCTACATGGCGGGTGTGGCTTGGTTCATGGGGTTAGCATTTGAGCCGTTCACGCTGCGGACGTACATGTCAGAGAACGCCATGGGGTCTACCATGGTGGAGGAGCGCTTTCCGTCAGGGGAGAGGGCGCTGGCCACAGGCAGGGAGTTTGCAGCTCATAAGAAGAAAGCTGGGTaaggaacaaaacacaacatcagtgaCATATCAACTCAATATATAGATTTGATCGTGATGACTGGTTCTCAAGAGATTGGAGGGTCTGATCTGAGTCCTCTCACAATTCAGCATAATTTTCtgtatgattttcttttttttaacttacatTTCATTTGCTCCCAGTCCACCAGTCTAATCTAATTATTTCTCTTCAGTGGGATGCCAGTGGATTGGCTTGTGAAGACCATGCAGGCTCGAGGGTTGGAGGTGTTTACCCAGAAGTTCTCTCGCACGCTGCCCTTccctgatgaaaacaaagagagatatGTAAGTGTGCAATTGAGTACTTATAAAGTCCTTGTATTATGTGCAAACTcattctttttccttcttttccgtctccaaaatgtttttaatagcGTTTCTGTGCATATTCCATGACTCTGCTTCATACAACTCCATGCTCTCTCCTTTCAGATGGTGAAAGGCACGAATGTATACGGGATCCTCCGGGCCCCCAGAGCACCGCGCACTGAAGCCCTGGTGCTGAGTGCCCCTTGCACCCCGGGCGACAACAACAACCAGGCAGTGGGGCTGCTACTCGGCTTGGCACAGTACTTCAGGAGTGAGTACAGAACCCACGTCTCTCTTTGCTGTCTAAGTGACATTGCAGGGGCTTTTCTTGTTTAATGACAGCCGTGTTTCTCAATAGATCAAGTTTACTGGGCCAAAGACATCATCTTTCTCATCAATGAGCACGATCTGATTGGTATGCAGGCCTGGCTGGAGGGCTAccaccacacaaacactacaGGTAATCACCAGCAGACATGCATATCTTGTTAGTCAACATCGTTAATCTAGAACtcataaaaaagacaaaggtcGTGTTCCTCATTTGATTTTTCTACTATAATGGTGCATCCAGGTATGGACTGGTCCCCACTTCAAGGTCGTGGTGGTTCAATCCAGGCAGCTCTGTCCCTGGAGctcagcagtgatgtcatcaccagCATGGACCTGATCCTGGAAGGTCTCAACGGCCAGCTCCCCAACCTGGATTTAGCGAATCTCTTCTACGCTTTCTGTCAGAAGATCGGAGTCCTGTGCACCATCCAGGGCAAGGTGAGGCTTGTGATGTGACGCgggtgaaacacattttctactCCTGTATGTGTTCAATGAGCTGGCTGTCATGGCGTGGGGACGTTTCTAATCCCGCTGTTCTCTCTGGATGTTCCTACAGCTGCAGAGGAATGACTGGGACAGCGTGTCAGGCTATAGCCACTCAGTTCAGACCAtgatgctgatggtgatgaagcaGGCCAGCGGGCGCCCTTGGGGGGATCATGGCCTTTTCCTGCGGTATCACATCGAGGCCGCCACCATCAAGGGCATCAACAGTTTCCGTCAGTACAAGACTGACACCACCACCGTCGGCAGGTCAGAGCAAGAGGAGTATCCTGaattttgttatttaatgtgctggggtttttttttttgtaactatCCTTTTTATAAGGTGACActgattttgtgatttgttttattttttatcatgaaCATCTTCTAGGCTCCTGGAGGGAATGTATCGTAAGCTGAATAACCTGTTAGAGCGCCTGCACCAGTCCTACTTCTTCTACCTCatgccctccctctctcacttcGTTTCCATTGGTTACTACATGCCAGCCTTCGGCCTCCTCgccgtcatcctcctcctccgtgtATCCTTTCGCAATTATTTCACTCTGTTTGATGAAATCGTAAATATACGATTGAGAAAACCAAATGTATGCATGTGGGCCTACCCTGAGGCTTCTTGTGTTGCTGATTAGATGTTAACAGTGTGATTTTAACACACTCGCAATTACTCAATTGGCCTTGACTGCGACACAGGCCTTAGACCTGTGGGTTCAACTTGCGAGTCCTCCGCCAAGAACAGAAGATGGAGTGGTTGACCCTGAGCaggttagacacacacagacacacacattttaacaaacaaaggACAGAAATGGAACAATTTCGTTGAGTTTAATAAATCACCACTAATCaaatcttcctcctctcagatatCCAGTCTAGGAGTGCCGTCCGTGTTGACTCCTCTGGTGATCAGCCATCTGACCGGAGTAGCTCTCTACTACTTGCCGATCCACTTTCAGGAGATGGCTGTGGAACACTTCCCGGTGTCTGAGACCGAGGCTGTGGTCCTGACAGCCATAGCTATTTACACTGCCGGCCTGGCTTTGCCTCATAACACACACAGGTAGCTACACCACACCGATTTTTGACATACTGTGTACTGTATAAGCATTTATGTCAATTTACGTTGATGACTCACGTTCTCCACTAACCAAAGATGGCGGCTACTAAGAGAGAGATCATACAAAAAGAGGTCAAATCTGCTatgaggaaaagaaatgaaggaCATAACATCACTTTTTGATTTGTCACACGGCTGTTCCAATAAAATTTGTTGTTGCATGTAAACACTAGACACTATAAATATCATCCCAACGGCTACAGACATAAAGTTTTTTCTTTGGCAACCTCAGGCCTTCAAATTATTCCTGAATATCATTTCACAAGCTCAGAGCCTACATGACCCTTACTTGAGCCCATAGTTCTGCCGGCAGTTGGATGCGAATCATCGTGTCATGCCCGCGAGCAGAGACCCTGGGGAACTTGTTCAGCTGTGATGCAGGAGAGTGAGCTGTTCATCTGTGTGCTTGTTAAAGGCTCGTGTCAGGCGAGGGGACGGAGCAGGGCTGGAGGGTGCTGAAGCTGGTCGCTGTGCTGTACCTGGCCGTGCTGCTGGGCTGCACCGCCCTCATCAACTTCTCCCTGGGCTTCATCCTGGCTCTCACCCTGGTGCCCGTGGCTGCCTTCGTCACACCCCACGTACCACAGTAAATCACACCCTGTGGCCATTGTTGCTCTCTCTGTACAGACATCTGCAAGGCAAacctcactctcctcttcctctccctccaggTTTCTATCGGCCTTCGTCCTGGTCATCCTCAGCCCGGCCTGCACgctcctcttttctgtctttttcttccaaGAGCTGCAGGAAGTGCCCATCAGCTTCCAGGAGGGTTGGCTGCTCTACCTGTCAGTCATCTCACAGGGCATCCTGGACCACTTCCTGTACGGCTCCCTGGTTTATCCGCTCATAGCACTGCTGGTGTATCCCTGCTGGCTGCTTTTCTGGAACATCCTCTTCTGGAAGTGAAGACCGGTCACACAGGACTACTGAAGGCTTTCATGGGGAGGAAATCTCTCTGAGGTGTTCTCAGGTTTGTCTTCACTGTGGAGGAATGTGAATGACAGTCAAATCCACTGGAGAGATTGGGAAAGAAGATGAATATCTAACGAATGCAGTGATTGCCTTCTTTTGGACATTTTGCTGGTATGTCAAGAATCCACTCCAAGTATTTCATTCTTAAAACTTTTGAGAATAAGGTTTTCTTGATAAACTAagcagaatgaaatgttttgtactGTAAATCTCTTAAATAATAAGTTGAAAATCTTTTTTCACGGTTGAGTTGCTTTCTGTAAAAgaatttcatttacatttttttttttttttttaaggattttgtGTTGCGATTGCCTTTGTTTGTGGTACATAAAGAATACACCTGCACTGCTTTTtagctctttgtgttttgtctggcCGGATGGTGATGGATGTAACGGATGTTGAACTGGAAGAAACAGCCCGCTCAGATTCGTAGTCTGCCTCCTTTTAATGCATCTGTTGAAGAAGAGCCATCACTTTGTCCGATATTTTTATACTTGTTTTGATAACATTCTTTGAAATTagtttatttcatatttataatGCCAAATTAAAAGCCTGAAAAAGTTTAAAGATCGTGTTGTGATTCAATGCTGTAGAACGTTCGTACCATTAGCAGGAATTTGTATTTGCCTCCGTGTGTGAACATGCGCAAGAAAAAACATGGACATAAAACGAGGATACCTTTTAAGTGGCCAGACTCACAAGCAACACAAAGttaaaacatgtaataattAGTGGCTGAGATATCCAGACTTTTGAGCACTAGAATGGGAcaattttcaaaatacattGGGATAGAGATGGATGAAACGCCCATTTTATTATCTTGCCAGTGTTTACGTCTCATGATTCTCAGATCAGACAGTAACATCTTTCAAActgtgtgttgaaatgaaaaacaagcttttctgctaaaaatgtaaatcctgAAGCGAAATCAAAGACGCTTTTACGTTCTTAGACTTTGGAAAGTTTCCTCCAGAGACACTGACGAGCTTACACCAGTGCATCCAAGGCCCAGAAGAACTGGATAAACTGAGCTCCATCTGTAAAGTCAGCGTCCTTTAAGCTGGTCACTTAAAATCCACCAAGGACAATAAATCAATAGACAAACTGGACTTGTTTAGTTCCATTATGTTTATTCAGCTAATGCAAGTTTTTACAGTATTATGtactgaaaacaaatcattccATTGCTGTCACAGCTCAGAACTCAGTAAAATTAGATCAACCGCTAAAATGTACATCAATTACTCAATGCAGcttgtttaaaaataatacaCTCAATACGatgttataaaaaaataaaagcacttgACAACCCTGTAAACACACCCTCTCTTCACAGCCATGGCTTCCAACATTATTTATGGCACCTGCAGGTGACGCACTAACAAACAGAACAGGATACTGCACAAGgcttcacctctcctctcacttCACAGTCAGCAGAAACTGAAAGTCCCCGTCGTCTTGGCTGCCTTCAAATGCAAAGAGCGTGCGTGACCTCTCTCTCacctaaaataaatattaggCCATCTGTGTTATCTGCACCACACATAccctgtaaaataaataaagagatcAGGCCAAGCTCAAATGTGTGTCATGGTCATGTCCAATGGTCGAAGCCGGCGCGCTCTTGTCTGCAGTTCGTCGTCTGAGCCTCGGCCAGTGCCGCTCTGCGTCATGCTACAGTGCTTCAAACGTCTTCAGCAGCCGTCCAGCTGTCAGAGGACTCTCAGTGCACTTGACAGTCTTTATGTGAGTATTTTGTCAACATGTACATGGCACATTTAGCATCCTTGctccgtgtatgtgtgtgtatgtgtgtgtgagaagatgaGACACGACGACCAGACAGCGGTGATGTgcagtcagctgctgctgctgctgcttaaaCCAGACTCTCCTCgatcctctctccttcctctctcctgggGTGGGAGGATATaagacaggaaaagagacaGTCACTGAGGGAAAACGTTAGAAAGAGCAGCGCAGAAGTACTTGATTGTCAGATGTTTATGCACCTGTacctgctggatgtgtgtgtcaggtCTGGCTGTAGCGCAGATTTCGCAGCCCGGGCGGGACGGCTTGTTGATGAAAGTGCATGAAGGACAAGCCCACTCCGTCTGCTGGGAGGATGTGAGTTCACACAGATTTAATGAGGAATCATTTCTACCAAACCATGTCTATATGTATTAGCCCAGTCTGTCGGTATGATCAAGAAGCAACTACTCCAGTGATGAGGTGGAAAAGAATGTACATAATCGGAACAAAACCATTGTTGGAGTTTCTAAAAAATATGGAAAGGGTTCCATTCAAGGATCACTTCTCTTTACAttctttataaataaattaataaggTGAAAAACTTGGAGTTAGCACTATTACACTGGACTAACACTGTAATAATCTGTATTGCAACTAGCATGGGATCTCAAGACAGTTTTGTCCTTGAGGATCAACATGTCATTACCGAGATTGAGAAACAACTTGCAGAAGCTCTTAAAACTATAACAATCAATTCAAACCTCATTGAATTGATTTTAAGCAGTGTGAAGGTAGATGTTGTAATCCATTTAAACACAACAACTTTTAAGACAGTGAGTGATATGAATGAAGCTGTTTTAATTGACTGACTACTTGCTTCTTTATGCACATATTTGTAATGtccataattaaaataaatatacaaattgACTTTCATTATATTTGTGCATGCTCAGCCAACCTCATCAAAATTCATTAAGTAGTCGAGCTTAGGTAAACCTCTCCATCAATTATTTACTTTTCTGCATCTAGAAATAATCCTTCAAGAGAGAATTGTCATGCAACTAGGAACTGATTTTATCTGCCGTCCCTCGTGCACCCTCATTCATTGGcatccttgtgtgtgtgcgtaggaGATACAAACAAATCACAGCTCAGTAGCACTACTAGGGGTCAAAAAGTCCACGGAGCACCTTTAAGCTGCCATTCAGCACAAAACTACACACAGATGTTACAAAAAAGGCACCATGATGAGTACAAGGGGGAGCGACAGTTCAAATAAACTATAACTTAGTGTATTCTCGTCATGTTAACTGCTTCGCCCTCAGTGCAGACTGCAAACATACCTGTGTTTTATTGGCTTTGTTGGTCTGATCATTCAGCTGCAGATGTTCGATGTCAAGGACATCTTTGATGTCACCTGCTCTGTCGCTTCCTCCACCTGTGCTGCCTGAagttgacaaaaacaacacgttTATAGAGCCTGTGTGCTTTCTCGAGTTGTAAGAAAGCATCCAGAATGAGATTCAGAAAATAGTCGGGACATATATTGTCTGGTGTTTCTGTTGTACTTCGCCATACAAATCACTGCAAGGTTGACCACGTCGACCAGGCTTACATCCCCATCAGATGTACAGCATAGGAAGGAAAGACTGATTTGAACAAACTTTTCAAACACTACAAGAAGAGTGAAAAAACTGATGTGAATGATTTTCTCAGATTTTCACATCTTTGTGTGGATGATggaataaattaattattgacCAAACCTCAACGTTCTTTCTCGGGAGACCACGGATTTCACCAGATGCTTAATATTTACTCTGGTTGATCTTTAGCTGGGCTTTAAAGAGTGTTTGCCTTCAGTCTGGACTTTAGAAAGTCAAACACATGAGCTAAAGGGTTGAGGTCACTTGACTTATTGGGTCAGTACAGAAAACTGCAGTGTTTGACTCAAAGATTCCCACTCTGCCTGTATGTTTTGGTCCACCTTCCTGCTTCACTGTCACAgagacaagaaataaaaaaaagttctgctcACCCAATGTGAATATGAACACCCTTGAACATTCTTAAGGCAAGCTAACAGAGTTTTAAATCCTAAAACCGTTCTGTGACAGGACGGAAACATTTGCTGCACTCACCCTGGTTGTTGTGGGGGAGCCTCGAGGGCAGGGTGCTGTATCCCCTCCAGTCTTGGGATGTGGGGCCGTTGCCTGGCGGGAGAGGTGGGGCGAGGAGGGCGCCCTCCAGGTCCTGCTGGAACAGCTGGCGGGTGATCCTGGCTTGTCGGGCAGAGATCAGGTACAGGTACGCTGTATCGCCGTCCTTCTGCACCCCGTAGGAGGCCAGCGACCTCGGCTCGGTGCACAAGCACTGACCGATCACCCAGCGCTGCACGCGGGGATGGAAGCCGTACTCGAGAAACACCTGAAGAGGAGGGTGGGTGTGAGCGAATGAAAATCTGTTATACTCATGTCATAATTACTGCTTGACTGGTAGATTTCTGACCTGTTGCTTGAGTGCAGCCACAGTCATATAAGGAAAGACTTTCACTGTGACACAACAGGATGACGAAACATCCTCCACGACCACGGATAAACTGCAACACAGACATGGAAATATGAGCCGCAACAACCTAGGAGAAGCATCAGTCATAACGACCTTGAACAAATCTGCTGATCGCTCACCTGATTTCTCCGTCGGCGTAGTTCTTTTCAGACAGTTGAATTGTCAGCGCTGCTTTC
Above is a window of Acanthopagrus latus isolate v.2019 chromosome 21, fAcaLat1.1, whole genome shotgun sequence DNA encoding:
- the sharpin gene encoding ranBP-type and C3HC4-type zinc finger-containing protein 1 isoform X4; the encoded protein is MALSSGGWAPPAPVPASSQQAACGGPAPTACCSTVLMSVRVSVCHSGIRPLCLPGAGSEALRLQLSMDPSRAGEFRLALRDTSGNRSVFIAEFDLRSVQYEVKSPRCHEMRLAAPPHDCIRFNFRCDREAEEWATVVMSSLREAHRVANINTCESDGRNNDTAAAMEQWSSASLPLTEELCLELARAIEAGDTQAASQHASALARQKAALTIQLSEKNYADGEISLSVVVEDVSSSCCVTVKVFPYMTVAALKQQVFLEYGFHPRVQRWVIGQCLCTEPRSLASYGVQKDGDTAYLYLISARQARITRQLFQQDLEGALLAPPLPPGNGPTSQDWRGYSTLPSRLPHNNQGSTGGGSDRAGDIKDVLDIEHLQLNDQTNKANKTQTEWACPSCTFINKPSRPGCEICATARPDTHIQQERGRREDRGESGLSSSSSS
- the sharpin gene encoding ranBP-type and C3HC4-type zinc finger-containing protein 1 isoform X3, with amino-acid sequence MALSSGGWAPPAPVPASSQQAACGGPAPTACCSTVLMSVRVSVCHSGIRPLCLPGAGSEALRLQLSMDPSRAGEFRLALRDTSGNRSVFIAEFDLRSVQYEVKSPRCHEMRLAAPPHDCIRFNFRCDREAEEWATVVMSSLREAHRVANINTCESDGRNNDTAAAMEQWSSASLPLTEELCLELARAIEAGDTQAASQHASALARQKAALTIQLSEKNYADGEISLSVVVEDVSSSCCVTVKVFPYMTVAALKQQVFLEYGFHPRVQRWVIGQCLCTEPRSLASYGVQKDGDTAYLYLISARQARITRQLFQQDLEGALLAPPLPPGNGPTSQDWRGYSTLPSRLPHNNQGSTGGGSDRAGDIKDVLDIEHLQLNDQTNKANKTQQTEWACPSCTFINKPSRPGCEICATARPDTHIQQERGRREDRGESGLSSSSSS
- the sharpin gene encoding ranBP-type and C3HC4-type zinc finger-containing protein 1 isoform X1, coding for MALSSGGWAPPAPVPASSQQAACGGPAPTACCSTVLMSVRVSVCHSGIRPLCLPGAGSEALRLQLSMDPSRAGEFRLALRDTSGNRSVFIAEFDLRSVQYEVKSPRCHEMRLAAPPHDCIRFNFRCDREAEEWATVVMSSLREAHRVANINTCESDGRNNDTAAAMEQWSSASLPLTEELCLELARAIEAGDTQAASQHASALARQKAALTIQLSEKNYADGEISLSVVVEDVSSSCCVTVKVFPYMTVAALKQQVFLEYGFHPRVQRWVIGQCLCTEPRSLASYGVQKDGDTAYLYLISARQARITRQLFQQDLEGALLAPPLPPGNGPTSQDWRGYSTLPSRLPHNNQGSTGGGSDRAGDIKDVLDIEHLQLNDQTNKANKTQQTEWACPSCTFINKPSRPGCEICATARPDTHIQQVQERGRREDRGESGLSSSSSS
- the sharpin gene encoding ranBP-type and C3HC4-type zinc finger-containing protein 1 isoform X2, with protein sequence MALSSGGWAPPAPVPASSQQAACGGPAPTACCSTVLMSVRVSVCHSGIRPLCLPGAGSEALRLQLSMDPSRAGEFRLALRDTSGNRSVFIAEFDLRSVQYEVKSPRCHEMRLAAPPHDCIRFNFRCDREAEEWATVVMSSLREAHRVANINTCESDGRNNDTAAAMEQWSSASLPLTEELCLELARAIEAGDTQAASQHASALARQKAALTIQLSEKNYADGEISLSVVVEDVSSSCCVTVKVFPYMTVAALKQQVFLEYGFHPRVQRWVIGQCLCTEPRSLASYGVQKDGDTAYLYLISARQARITRQLFQQDLEGALLAPPLPPGNGPTSQDWRGYSTLPSRLPHNNQGSTGGGSDRAGDIKDVLDIEHLQLNDQTNKANKTQTEWACPSCTFINKPSRPGCEICATARPDTHIQQVQERGRREDRGESGLSSSSSS